From a region of the Salinispira pacifica genome:
- a CDS encoding transposase produces MFRKNEGHKQQRMFTSVDQLPETARKHLEQSWAQVFYHEYFCRINEEVFSVLYSDKHSRPNTPINILVGFETLKSGFGLSDERLYDHFMFDLKFRYALGLKDFDEGNFELRTIYNFRSAVSAYEEEHRVNLIHKASEQITDEQLKQFQIKTGLQRMDSTMVQSNIRKMSRLQLLVEIIHRFYRMLSEEEQKAYEQLFARYVKEDSLHYCCRVKRDEMDGRLEQLGKDLSTMLECFEDVHGDEKAYQQAFRVFGEHFRFEQESIVVRESKELGGSTLQSPDDEEATFRTKSRESSRGYGANITETCDEDNNLQLISRVSVAPNITDDQQFLAEDIENLKEREGIDEVYTDAGYTGEAAAKATATYQVSQHVSAIKGRKKEKTRVGLEDFTVTRTSEGKVTAIICPNGQGGELRESKKAADRYTAGFSADGCQACPFVNQCPAKRLKKRPSYVLHFTATDLRVAATRKQVAETGKEITNKRASIESTVRSVIHPFGGHLCKLPVRGRHRVTTMMVLSAMMVNIRRIRGYLFPEDGSKPIPDGYALC; encoded by the coding sequence ATGTTTCGAAAGAACGAAGGACATAAGCAGCAGAGAATGTTTACATCGGTGGACCAACTTCCTGAGACTGCAAGAAAACACCTTGAACAGTCCTGGGCACAGGTTTTCTACCATGAATATTTCTGCAGGATTAACGAGGAGGTCTTCTCCGTTCTCTACAGTGATAAGCATTCACGGCCCAACACGCCTATCAATATTCTGGTAGGCTTTGAAACCCTCAAATCCGGATTCGGCTTAAGTGACGAGCGACTCTATGATCATTTCATGTTTGATCTGAAGTTCCGCTACGCCCTGGGCTTGAAGGACTTTGACGAAGGAAACTTTGAGCTGCGTACTATCTACAACTTCCGCTCAGCGGTGAGTGCCTATGAAGAGGAACACAGGGTTAATCTGATTCACAAGGCAAGTGAACAGATAACCGACGAGCAATTGAAACAGTTTCAGATAAAAACCGGCCTACAGCGGATGGATTCAACCATGGTGCAGAGTAACATCCGCAAGATGAGCCGTCTGCAGCTGTTGGTAGAAATCATCCATCGCTTTTACCGTATGCTCAGTGAAGAAGAACAGAAAGCGTATGAGCAGCTGTTTGCCAGGTATGTGAAAGAAGACTCCCTGCACTATTGCTGCCGGGTGAAACGGGACGAGATGGACGGGCGACTTGAGCAGCTTGGAAAAGATCTATCGACTATGCTGGAATGTTTTGAAGACGTGCACGGAGATGAAAAAGCGTACCAGCAGGCCTTCAGGGTTTTTGGTGAACACTTTCGTTTTGAACAGGAATCTATCGTTGTGCGAGAAAGTAAAGAACTCGGTGGTAGCACCTTGCAGTCTCCTGATGATGAAGAGGCCACCTTCAGGACGAAAAGCAGAGAAAGCTCCCGGGGGTATGGTGCAAATATCACGGAAACTTGCGATGAAGATAATAATCTCCAACTCATCAGCAGGGTAAGTGTGGCGCCAAACATAACCGATGACCAGCAATTTCTGGCCGAAGATATTGAGAACCTGAAAGAGCGGGAGGGAATCGATGAAGTGTATACCGATGCGGGGTATACGGGAGAGGCGGCAGCCAAGGCAACAGCAACATATCAGGTAAGCCAGCACGTGAGTGCCATCAAGGGAAGGAAAAAAGAGAAGACGAGAGTGGGCCTGGAAGATTTCACCGTCACTCGAACCAGTGAAGGAAAGGTGACTGCTATCATCTGTCCAAATGGCCAGGGCGGGGAGCTGCGGGAAAGTAAAAAAGCAGCAGACCGCTATACCGCCGGGTTTTCTGCCGACGGCTGTCAGGCTTGCCCCTTTGTCAACCAGTGCCCGGCAAAGCGGCTGAAAAAGCGACCAAGTTATGTTCTTCATTTTACTGCGACCGATTTGCGGGTTGCCGCCACCAGGAAGCAGGTAGCAGAAACAGGAAAAGAGATTACCAATAAGCGGGCATCAATAGAGAGTACCGTTCGAAGTGTTATTCACCCCTTTGGTGGCCATCTCTGTAAACTACCAGTGCGGGGCAGGCATCGGGTTACCACCATGATGGTCTTGAGTGCCATGATGGTTAACATTCGCAGAATCAGGGGATACCTGTTTCCCGAAGATGGGTCAAAACCAATTCCGGATGGATATGCACTCTGTTAG
- a CDS encoding YgaP family membrane protein produces the protein MKKFVKNMGQTDRTLRMIIGIALLAAGIAVQILYGMLWWLAVPGVILMISSAAARCPMYIPFGINTRKNAE, from the coding sequence ATGAAAAAATTTGTGAAAAATATGGGGCAAACCGACAGAACCCTGAGAATGATCATCGGAATCGCATTGTTGGCTGCAGGAATTGCAGTGCAGATTCTCTATGGAATGCTGTGGTGGCTTGCCGTACCCGGTGTAATTCTGATGATCAGCTCTGCAGCGGCGCGCTGCCCCATGTACATTCCATTCGGGATTAATACCCGTAAAAATGCGGAATAA
- the hutH gene encoding histidine ammonia-lyase, producing the protein MNRSFSYGDQPLKSETARALARGEIRGELSREGRRRIRSGAAQVERIVEGEEAVYGVNTGFGPLCSTRIDPEQSLLLQENILKSHSVGMGPPVPSEIARLMMVLKLQALAAGRSGIRLETMERILLMLREDAIPVVPSQGSVGASGDLAPLAHLFLPLIGLGQLRFRGAVGPAEDVLKELALDPLILGPKEGLALINGTQFILAWAVAGLEKMENLLDTADIIGAMSLEAALGSVKPFARELHELRPYAGNMETARRIRRCLHGSQILEHHKDCGRVQDPYSLRCMPQVHGASRNAWNHLRETVEIELNSVTDNPILTTDGSAVSGGNFHGQPVAIPLDYASVAAAELGNISDRRSYLLLDGTSRDLPKLLMKHTGINSGFMIPQYSSAALVSENKSLCHPPSADSIPTSLGQEDHVSMGSISARRLYEILTNVEKILAVELVCAAQAFDFRRPLRSGPILEACHRLVREYIDHADQDRVFADDLEAGRKLIQGGELAACARDAGIDESEPQDNP; encoded by the coding sequence ATGAACCGAAGTTTTTCTTACGGTGACCAGCCGTTGAAGTCTGAAACGGCCCGGGCCCTGGCCCGGGGTGAAATACGCGGAGAGCTCAGCAGGGAGGGGCGCCGACGGATTCGCAGCGGCGCTGCGCAGGTTGAGCGCATCGTGGAAGGGGAAGAGGCGGTGTATGGAGTCAATACCGGCTTCGGTCCCCTCTGCAGCACCAGAATTGATCCCGAACAAAGCCTTCTGCTTCAGGAAAACATCCTGAAAAGCCATAGTGTTGGAATGGGACCTCCGGTACCCTCAGAGATTGCCCGCCTGATGATGGTTTTGAAACTCCAGGCCCTGGCTGCGGGACGTTCGGGGATCCGCCTGGAAACCATGGAGCGTATTTTACTGATGCTCAGGGAGGATGCCATTCCTGTGGTTCCCTCCCAGGGATCGGTGGGGGCATCCGGGGACCTGGCACCATTGGCGCATCTTTTTCTTCCCCTCATCGGATTGGGACAGCTTCGGTTCCGGGGCGCTGTGGGCCCGGCAGAAGATGTGCTGAAAGAATTAGCCCTGGATCCCCTGATTCTCGGACCCAAGGAGGGGCTGGCGCTTATTAACGGAACACAGTTTATTCTGGCCTGGGCGGTGGCGGGGCTGGAGAAGATGGAAAATCTGCTGGACACTGCGGATATTATCGGGGCCATGAGTCTGGAAGCGGCTCTGGGCTCGGTGAAACCCTTCGCCCGGGAACTTCATGAGCTGCGGCCCTACGCCGGAAACATGGAAACCGCACGGCGGATCCGCCGCTGTCTTCATGGATCACAGATTCTTGAACATCATAAGGACTGCGGCAGAGTGCAGGATCCCTACTCCTTGCGCTGCATGCCCCAGGTTCACGGCGCTTCCCGGAACGCCTGGAATCATTTGCGGGAAACGGTGGAAATTGAGCTGAACTCAGTAACCGATAATCCCATTCTCACCACTGACGGATCGGCGGTGAGCGGAGGGAATTTCCATGGTCAGCCGGTGGCCATACCTCTTGACTATGCATCTGTAGCTGCCGCAGAACTGGGAAATATTTCCGACAGACGCAGTTACCTTCTCCTGGACGGTACCAGCCGTGATCTGCCCAAACTGCTGATGAAGCACACAGGCATCAATTCGGGATTCATGATTCCCCAGTACAGCTCCGCCGCTCTGGTGAGTGAGAATAAAAGTCTCTGCCATCCCCCTTCTGCAGACAGCATACCCACCAGTCTGGGCCAGGAGGATCATGTGAGCATGGGCTCCATCAGCGCCAGAAGACTGTATGAAATTCTGACCAACGTTGAGAAAATTCTGGCGGTGGAGCTGGTATGCGCAGCCCAGGCCTTCGATTTCCGCAGGCCCCTGCGTTCAGGACCGATCCTTGAGGCCTGCCACCGCCTGGTACGGGAATACATTGATCATGCGGACCAGGACAGGGTATTTGCCGACGACCTGGAGGCGGGTCGAAAGCTTATCCAGGGAGGAGAGCTTGCCGCCTGTGCCAGGGACGCGGGAATTGATGAATCGGAACCTCAGGATAATCCGTGA
- a CDS encoding ArsR/SmtB family transcription factor, translated as MRNLSLIGTQQSEDIQFVLEPLYSMQASLCLINDEAVGLHPWVEKMRRQLTDEELRDNRKFCRTAVFLDDKIWGSPDQWLEYVASLDDDYMIDSVLEHLRIKARRLPGFTREPPEKEEILNSRDAFIEYMEVFLQAEDLPVEPGALEDEYYLLTHPAEKREFIIRHFRHMYDNYLQQEWQEHLQDLQDSIQAFRSVDYQSMDRIEAILEITQRQKFTPGITNMLMKAGQIRFIPSAHIGPYIMILGSGDSVLRIVHGARIPRGAALKSPSLVRSELLMKLEALADEHRLSLLHFISGRGEISSQEAIDYMEMSQSSVSRHLKQLTANGFLNMRYQDRMKFFSLNISKFEGMYQSLKHYIGG; from the coding sequence ATGCGCAATTTATCGCTTATCGGCACTCAGCAATCCGAGGACATTCAATTTGTTCTGGAGCCGTTGTATTCCATGCAGGCCAGTCTTTGCCTGATAAATGATGAGGCGGTGGGTCTGCATCCCTGGGTGGAAAAAATGCGTCGGCAGCTGACTGACGAAGAGCTCCGGGATAACCGGAAATTCTGCCGCACCGCCGTCTTCCTGGATGATAAAATTTGGGGCTCCCCGGATCAGTGGCTGGAATACGTGGCATCCCTTGATGATGATTACATGATCGATTCGGTGTTGGAGCATCTGCGGATCAAAGCCCGGCGCCTTCCGGGGTTCACCCGTGAACCGCCGGAAAAGGAAGAGATTCTGAACAGCCGGGATGCCTTTATCGAATATATGGAGGTATTTCTTCAGGCGGAGGATCTTCCGGTGGAGCCGGGTGCTCTGGAAGATGAGTACTATCTGCTCACACACCCCGCAGAGAAGCGGGAATTCATTATCCGCCATTTTCGGCATATGTACGACAACTATCTGCAGCAGGAGTGGCAGGAACATCTTCAGGATTTACAGGACAGCATTCAGGCCTTCCGTTCGGTGGACTACCAGTCAATGGACCGTATTGAGGCAATTCTGGAAATTACCCAGAGGCAGAAATTCACTCCGGGCATTACCAATATGCTGATGAAGGCCGGCCAGATCCGCTTTATTCCGTCGGCTCACATAGGCCCCTACATCATGATTCTCGGTTCAGGCGATTCGGTGCTACGGATTGTTCACGGGGCCCGGATACCCCGGGGAGCTGCCTTGAAGTCGCCGTCCCTGGTGCGCTCTGAGCTCCTGATGAAGCTGGAGGCGCTGGCGGATGAACACCGCCTGAGTCTTCTGCACTTTATATCCGGAAGGGGGGAAATCAGCAGTCAGGAAGCCATCGACTATATGGAGATGAGTCAATCCAGTGTTTCCCGCCACCTGAAACAGCTTACCGCAAACGGTTTTCTCAACATGCGGTACCAGGACCGGATGAAATTTTTCTCTTTGAATATCAGCAAATTCGAAGGAATGTATCAGAGCCTGAAACATTATATCGGAGGATAA
- a CDS encoding aldehyde dehydrogenase family protein, which yields MAHIYNPATGEVVCEQKRDDPSSLPGLVRRAADAQERWKMVPISRRRKVLDSLSRILSEDAEELAAMISRLTGKTEVDALVTEVLPSVISASYYGRSAAAALAPRPLKGSSILFFNKRSRLFREPLGVVGIISPWNYPFSIPFQEVATALMAGNGVVLKVASQCQPLGEMMKRYFTEAGLDPDLLQLTHVPGSRAGSGLIHSGIRKLFFTGSVDVGKKLAQEAGSILLPVSLELGGNDAMIVCSDANIHRAVNGAMWAGLSNCGQSCGGVERIYVHTDIYEEFRELLSRKISRLRHRTAGTENGSTDWDMGSLTTESQRKSVAVHIDDAVSKGARFVTSSLEGYGTEGFHALPGFGHPAVVLEDVDMSMKVQLDETFGPVLTLTAFSRDSEAVEHANNSYLGLTASVWTRSKSRSMYFIRELEAGAVTVNDHLMSHGMPETPWGGYKQSALGRSHSFLGFEEMTQPKVVVRDMLDFAPRQMWWYPYSANLYNGLLGAIRVIKGPRRLRFLVPLFKTFLRMFRKED from the coding sequence ATGGCACATATATATAATCCCGCCACCGGAGAGGTGGTATGTGAACAAAAACGGGATGATCCCTCGTCCCTTCCCGGTCTGGTCCGCAGGGCGGCAGACGCCCAGGAAAGGTGGAAGATGGTCCCTATTTCCCGGCGCAGGAAGGTGCTGGACAGCCTTTCCCGGATTTTGTCGGAAGATGCCGAAGAACTTGCAGCCATGATCAGCAGACTGACGGGGAAAACCGAAGTTGATGCCCTCGTCACCGAGGTTCTGCCCTCGGTCATATCAGCTTCCTATTACGGCCGCAGCGCTGCCGCAGCACTGGCTCCCCGCCCCTTGAAGGGAAGCAGCATCCTGTTTTTCAATAAGCGTTCCCGGCTCTTCCGGGAGCCCCTGGGGGTGGTGGGAATTATCAGCCCCTGGAACTATCCTTTTTCAATCCCGTTTCAGGAGGTGGCCACCGCTCTCATGGCAGGGAACGGCGTGGTCCTGAAAGTGGCCAGTCAGTGCCAGCCCCTGGGGGAGATGATGAAGCGCTATTTCACTGAAGCGGGGCTGGATCCTGATCTCCTTCAGCTGACCCATGTTCCGGGTTCCAGGGCGGGAAGCGGCCTGATTCATTCGGGAATCCGGAAGCTGTTTTTTACCGGATCGGTGGATGTGGGGAAAAAACTTGCACAGGAGGCGGGGAGTATTCTGCTTCCGGTTTCCCTGGAGCTGGGCGGAAATGACGCCATGATTGTCTGTTCCGATGCAAACATTCATCGTGCGGTGAACGGCGCCATGTGGGCCGGGCTGTCCAATTGCGGTCAATCCTGCGGCGGGGTGGAACGGATCTACGTTCATACAGACATCTATGAGGAATTCCGTGAACTGCTGAGCCGTAAGATTTCCCGGCTGAGACACAGGACTGCTGGTACGGAGAACGGCTCAACCGACTGGGACATGGGGAGTCTCACCACAGAAAGCCAGAGGAAAAGTGTTGCTGTGCACATTGATGATGCAGTGAGTAAAGGAGCCAGGTTTGTAACCAGCTCTCTTGAGGGCTACGGAACAGAGGGTTTCCACGCTCTCCCCGGCTTTGGTCATCCGGCGGTGGTTCTGGAGGATGTTGATATGTCAATGAAGGTCCAGCTGGATGAGACCTTCGGACCGGTACTCACCCTGACTGCTTTTTCCCGGGACAGCGAAGCGGTTGAACATGCGAATAACAGTTATCTGGGGCTCACCGCTTCGGTATGGACCCGAAGCAAATCCAGGAGCATGTATTTCATCAGAGAGCTTGAAGCAGGTGCGGTGACGGTGAACGATCATCTCATGAGCCACGGGATGCCGGAGACCCCCTGGGGGGGATACAAGCAGTCGGCTTTGGGCCGTAGTCACTCCTTTCTCGGATTCGAAGAGATGACCCAGCCCAAAGTGGTCGTCAGAGATATGCTTGACTTCGCACCCCGCCAAATGTGGTGGTACCCCTACAGCGCTAACCTCTACAACGGGCTTCTCGGAGCAATTCGGGTAATTAAGGGGCCACGACGGCTCCGTTTTTTAGTACCTTTATTCAAGACATTTCTGAGGATGTTCAGGAAGGAGGACTGA
- the rsgA gene encoding ribosome small subunit-dependent GTPase A, with product MKIRNLNVWGWTPEMEENWKERGQELMGENNSTLFPARVIGQEHHVYLLAPGSAEMEAGEVEAGEVETGEVETGEVETAAVLRDPVAARISGHFESRAEKSADYPAVGDWVAIRNEGGGSIIEEVLPRSSGLQRWAAGRKTEQQWMVSNLDYLLLVFGLDGGRNFLESMLERSLTTAWNSGAKPVIVLNKLDCADTGHVRRISAAASEISFGVPVCAVSAHTGEGISRLTELLRVTAGDSAVTLAMLGKSGVGKSAIVNALQRESGSPAESLVRAKEGTQRKGDLQGRHTTTSGRIYPAGNRLLIADLPGLRELKIWGEEDTLDQSFPNIHELAEDCRFRDCRHEKEPGCAVKEAISDGRFSERRFQSYRKLLRELAYLERRREQEARKAAKR from the coding sequence ATGAAAATCAGAAATCTGAACGTCTGGGGCTGGACCCCGGAAATGGAAGAGAATTGGAAGGAACGTGGGCAGGAACTGATGGGAGAGAATAACTCAACGCTGTTTCCCGCCCGGGTTATCGGACAGGAACACCACGTATATCTCCTTGCACCGGGAAGTGCAGAAATGGAGGCCGGAGAAGTGGAGGCCGGAGAAGTGGAGACCGGAGAAGTGGAGACCGGAGAAGTGGAGACGGCAGCCGTCCTCAGGGACCCGGTTGCCGCCCGCATATCCGGCCATTTCGAGTCTCGTGCAGAAAAAAGCGCCGACTACCCGGCAGTGGGGGATTGGGTCGCGATCCGGAATGAGGGTGGGGGAAGCATAATTGAAGAAGTCCTCCCACGGAGCAGCGGACTGCAGCGCTGGGCTGCAGGACGTAAAACCGAGCAGCAGTGGATGGTGAGCAATCTTGACTACCTATTATTGGTGTTCGGCCTGGATGGCGGAAGAAATTTCCTTGAGTCCATGCTTGAACGAAGCCTCACCACAGCCTGGAACTCCGGGGCAAAACCGGTGATCGTGTTGAACAAACTGGATTGCGCCGACACCGGACATGTCCGCAGGATCTCTGCCGCGGCCAGTGAGATTTCATTCGGTGTGCCGGTATGTGCTGTGAGTGCTCATACCGGAGAGGGTATTTCCCGGCTCACGGAACTGTTGAGGGTAACTGCGGGAGATTCCGCAGTTACCCTTGCCATGCTCGGGAAAAGCGGAGTCGGCAAGTCTGCCATAGTGAATGCCCTTCAGCGGGAATCTGGCTCCCCTGCAGAAAGTCTCGTCCGGGCGAAGGAAGGAACTCAGCGGAAGGGGGATCTTCAGGGGCGACATACCACCACATCGGGAAGAATATATCCCGCGGGAAACCGACTGCTCATCGCAGATCTGCCGGGGCTTCGTGAACTGAAAATTTGGGGTGAAGAAGATACCCTGGATCAAAGTTTCCCGAACATTCATGAACTGGCCGAAGATTGCCGCTTCAGAGACTGCCGGCATGAGAAGGAACCCGGCTGTGCGGTGAAAGAGGCAATCAGCGACGGCAGGTTCAGCGAACGGCGCTTTCAATCCTACAGAAAGCTGCTGCGGGAACTGGCGTACCTTGAACGGCGCAGAGAACAGGAGGCCCGGAAAGCGGCCAAACGCTGA
- a CDS encoding DUF2721 domain-containing protein, whose product MIDITTPALLFPALSLLLLAYTNRFITLANLIRQLHRESREEGEEHVNMVYSQIRNLQRRIFLIKIMQMFGVLSLLLCVVTMFLLFFSVRPVAEVVFALSLVSMITSLGYSLAELRISVTALNLQLSDLEGGCPDHP is encoded by the coding sequence ATGATAGATATTACAACTCCTGCGCTGCTGTTTCCCGCGCTCTCTCTTCTCCTTCTGGCGTATACCAACCGCTTTATCACCCTTGCCAATCTCATCCGTCAGCTTCACAGGGAGTCCCGTGAGGAGGGAGAGGAGCACGTGAACATGGTGTACAGTCAGATCCGGAATCTCCAGCGCCGTATTTTCCTGATCAAGATTATGCAGATGTTCGGTGTACTCTCGCTGCTCCTTTGCGTGGTGACCATGTTTCTCCTGTTCTTCTCGGTGCGTCCGGTGGCGGAGGTGGTGTTCGCCCTGAGCCTTGTATCCATGATTACCAGTCTGGGATATTCTCTGGCTGAACTGAGAATATCGGTTACCGCACTGAATCTCCAGCTTTCGGACCTTGAGGGCGGCTGTCCGGACCATCCCTAG
- the chrA gene encoding chromate efflux transporter, whose translation MIAFLRDVFLVSLQAFGGPQSHISVFEQILVKRRGYLNDEELMELLGLCSMLPGPTSTQTIVSVGYKQGGRILAVLTLVVWALPILIAMGALSFFYASMESYEGLQRSLRFVGPMALGFIIVAAFRIGRKVIKDLFTGLIFAASALITFFFSMPWIFPLVLVAGGGAEILRNRDQQLWNRVEIKPRWSLPAAVLAIALINPLLTALTGSSLAALFESFFRYGYLVFGGGQVIIPMMYSELVELRRYLSSQEFLAGYGLVQGLPGPMFSFTAFAGGLAMRTQPALQQVLGIVLSATGIFLPGLLLIFFVYPLWQDLKKIRGLALSVTGISAAAGGLLASAAPRLIIAGSSGLIEAVVSLCTVLILGFTRLPPPILVLGVILAGLFIPM comes from the coding sequence ATGATAGCATTTCTGCGGGATGTTTTTCTGGTTTCCCTCCAGGCCTTCGGAGGACCCCAAAGTCATATTTCCGTTTTTGAACAAATCCTGGTAAAACGAAGGGGATATTTGAACGATGAGGAGCTGATGGAGCTTCTGGGACTCTGCAGCATGCTCCCCGGGCCCACAAGCACCCAGACCATAGTCTCTGTCGGGTACAAACAGGGAGGCAGGATTCTGGCCGTGCTGACCCTGGTAGTATGGGCCCTTCCCATCCTTATTGCCATGGGGGCTTTGAGCTTTTTCTATGCATCCATGGAATCATACGAAGGTCTGCAGAGAAGTCTCCGCTTCGTGGGGCCGATGGCTCTGGGATTCATTATTGTTGCGGCGTTCAGGATCGGACGAAAGGTGATCAAGGATCTCTTTACCGGATTGATTTTCGCCGCAAGCGCCCTCATCACATTTTTCTTCTCCATGCCGTGGATCTTTCCTCTGGTGCTTGTTGCCGGCGGAGGGGCGGAGATTCTGCGCAACAGGGATCAGCAGCTCTGGAATCGGGTAGAGATCAAGCCCCGCTGGAGCCTTCCCGCAGCAGTGCTGGCCATCGCCCTGATCAATCCGCTGCTCACGGCTCTCACCGGTTCGTCATTGGCAGCCCTCTTTGAAAGCTTCTTCCGCTACGGATACCTGGTATTCGGCGGAGGCCAGGTGATCATCCCCATGATGTACAGTGAACTGGTGGAGCTTCGCCGGTACTTAAGCAGCCAGGAGTTTCTGGCCGGGTACGGTCTGGTTCAGGGACTTCCCGGACCCATGTTCAGCTTCACCGCCTTCGCCGGGGGACTGGCTATGAGAACCCAGCCCGCGCTTCAGCAGGTTCTTGGGATAGTTCTTTCCGCCACCGGAATTTTTCTGCCCGGTCTGCTTCTGATTTTCTTCGTCTATCCGCTGTGGCAGGATCTGAAAAAAATCCGGGGACTGGCCCTCTCGGTTACCGGTATTTCCGCCGCTGCCGGCGGTCTGCTGGCATCCGCTGCTCCAAGGCTGATCATCGCCGGAAGCTCCGGTCTCATAGAGGCTGTGGTAAGCCTGTGTACGGTTCTGATTCTGGGGTTTACCAGGCTCCCGCCGCCGATCCTGGTGCTTGGAGTAATTCTTGCAGGACTGTTCATTCCCATGTAG
- a CDS encoding formate--tetrahydrofolate ligase gives MEYSNMKEITEIAEGIGLKGEDLIPYGKWKGKISMQAVKRIMEKPTGKLILVSAITPTPAGEGKTTTSIGLSQGLRHIGVNAVAALREPSLGPVFGIKGGATGGGKSMVHPADEINLHFTGDLHAISAAHNLISASLDNRLHFYPDDAPAVAHVYWRRVMDMNDRALRDIVVGLGSTNAPPREDGFDITAASEIMAILCLADSYSDLKERIGNILLGLKADKTPFYVRDLGVHSAAAALLKDAFLPNLVQTTEGGPVLIHGGPFANIAQGANSVLATNLALRLGEVAVTEAGFGFDLGAEKFFDIVSPYGGFRPDMVVLVATVRALKMHGGVNKKELDKENPEAVKQGGENLAKHVENIRKFSVSPLVAINVFPGDSDGELREVEKICTALDVEYAVSRHYAQGGAGAAELANKAMNLLNQQEDAGESRGKPLYDWNSSVQEKVETVARQIYGAQAVDFTSAAKKDLKTIESRGYDNLPVCIAKTQASLSDNPKLLGRPKDFLVTVRRILINSGAGFLVPLTGDIMRMPGLPRNPSALEIDIDDDGNIHGLS, from the coding sequence ATGGAATACAGCAACATGAAAGAGATAACTGAAATAGCAGAGGGTATCGGCCTGAAAGGCGAAGACCTTATTCCCTACGGCAAATGGAAGGGCAAGATATCCATGCAGGCGGTAAAACGGATCATGGAAAAGCCCACGGGCAAACTGATCCTGGTGAGCGCCATAACCCCCACTCCGGCGGGAGAGGGCAAGACAACCACCAGCATCGGTCTGAGCCAGGGGCTGAGGCACATCGGTGTGAATGCGGTTGCTGCCCTCCGGGAACCAAGCCTGGGACCGGTGTTCGGCATAAAGGGCGGTGCAACCGGCGGCGGAAAAAGCATGGTGCACCCGGCGGATGAGATCAACCTGCATTTCACCGGCGACCTTCACGCAATAAGCGCCGCCCATAATCTCATTTCTGCGAGCCTGGACAACCGGCTTCATTTTTACCCTGACGATGCCCCTGCGGTGGCCCACGTGTACTGGCGCAGGGTAATGGATATGAACGACAGGGCCCTGAGAGATATTGTTGTCGGCCTGGGGAGCACCAATGCGCCGCCCAGGGAAGACGGATTCGACATCACCGCCGCAAGCGAGATCATGGCCATCCTCTGTCTTGCAGACAGTTACTCAGATCTGAAAGAGCGTATCGGTAATATCCTTCTGGGCCTCAAAGCGGATAAAACCCCGTTTTATGTACGGGATCTGGGCGTTCACTCCGCAGCCGCCGCCCTGCTGAAAGATGCCTTCCTTCCGAACCTTGTTCAGACCACAGAGGGCGGACCTGTGCTGATCCACGGAGGCCCCTTCGCCAACATCGCCCAGGGGGCAAACTCGGTCCTTGCAACCAACCTGGCCCTTCGCCTGGGAGAAGTGGCGGTCACCGAAGCGGGTTTCGGCTTCGATCTGGGTGCTGAGAAATTTTTTGATATCGTAAGTCCTTACGGCGGATTCAGGCCGGATATGGTGGTTCTGGTGGCTACGGTGCGGGCTCTGAAAATGCACGGAGGGGTGAACAAGAAGGAGCTGGACAAGGAAAATCCTGAAGCGGTGAAACAGGGAGGGGAAAACCTGGCCAAACATGTGGAAAACATCAGGAAATTCTCCGTTTCACCTCTGGTGGCCATTAATGTGTTTCCCGGCGACAGCGATGGGGAACTCCGGGAGGTTGAGAAAATCTGTACGGCCCTTGATGTGGAATACGCAGTTTCCCGGCACTATGCCCAGGGAGGCGCAGGGGCGGCGGAACTCGCCAACAAGGCCATGAACCTTCTGAACCAGCAGGAAGATGCGGGAGAATCCCGGGGAAAACCTCTCTACGACTGGAATTCTTCAGTACAGGAAAAGGTTGAGACTGTTGCCCGGCAGATTTACGGCGCTCAGGCCGTGGATTTTACTTCGGCGGCAAAAAAAGACCTGAAAACCATCGAAAGCAGGGGCTACGACAATCTTCCCGTCTGTATTGCGAAAACCCAGGCTTCCCTCAGCGACAATCCGAAACTTTTGGGCAGACCCAAGGATTTTCTGGTTACCGTACGTCGGATTCTGATCAACTCAGGTGCCGGGTTTCTGGTTCCTTTGACGGGGGATATTATGCGGATGCCGGGACTGCCCCGGAACCCGTCGGCCCTGGAAATAGATATTGATGACGACGGGAACATTCACGGATTATCCTGA